The following DNA comes from Arthrobacter sp. SLBN-83.
GGGTGCCCGGGGCCGCTGCCCGAACGGGTCAGGACACGCACCGTCCGCCCTTGCTCCGCCAGCTGTTCGGCCACAGTCCACCCCACCGGTCCCGCCCCGGTCACGACGTGTACCTCCGACATTTGTGCCTCCTTGTTCGAATGAGAGAGCAGTGCTCTCAAAATTAGCGTGAGGGCTTGCGGCAAAGTCAAGAGCGGTGCTCTCTTTTGCTGCCACCGCTCTTGCTTGTGGCATGCTGGACCCGTGACTGAAGCCAGCAATACGCCCGCCGCGGCTGCCCGCCCCTTGACGCCGCGGCAGCGGGCCAGGACCCAGACCGTGGCAGACATCGTCCGGCTCGGGCGGCAGCACCTCGCAACGCACGGCGCGGCAGCGCTGTCCCTCCGCGCGGTGGCAAGGGACCTGGGTGTGGTGTCCTCTGCTGTCTACCGGTACGTGGAAAGCCGGGATGAACTGCTCACGCTGCTGCTGATTGACGCCTTCGGTGAGCTGGGGGATGAGGTGGACGCCGCCGTCGCGGCAGTGCCTGAAGATGACCATGCTGGACGCTTCATGGCGCTGGGCCGGGCTGTCCGCGCGTGGGGCCTGCGAGAGCCGGCAAGCTACGCCCTCCTGTTCGGCAGTCCGGCGCCGGGCTACAACGCCCCGGCCGAGCGTACGACGGGTCCGGGAACCAGGGTTATCGTCGCGCTGATTGGTGTCCTGGATGCCGCCTCCCGGGCGGGCCAGCTTGCGGTTCCCCGGGGGTCCGCGGAGCTGGCGTCCACCCTTGCTGCCGACCTTGCCGCCATCCGTTCCGAATATGGGCTTGCCATCCCGGAGGAGCTCGTGGCGCGGGGCGTCCTTGTATGGAGTTCCCTTTTCGGCGCCGTCAGCTTCGAGGTGTTCAACCAGTATGGTGCGGACACGTTCAAAGCCCCGGAAGAGCTCTTCGAACACCACCTCGCCCTCCTGGCGGGGGTTGCGGGACTGCCGGCGCAGCCCTCCTGACGCCGCCAGCCGGGGCCCTGTTGGTGTGCCTGCACCGTCGGTAGACTGCCAATGCGCCCGCATGGACGTGGACCCTCGAA
Coding sequences within:
- a CDS encoding TetR/AcrR family transcriptional regulator; protein product: MTEASNTPAAAARPLTPRQRARTQTVADIVRLGRQHLATHGAAALSLRAVARDLGVVSSAVYRYVESRDELLTLLLIDAFGELGDEVDAAVAAVPEDDHAGRFMALGRAVRAWGLREPASYALLFGSPAPGYNAPAERTTGPGTRVIVALIGVLDAASRAGQLAVPRGSAELASTLAADLAAIRSEYGLAIPEELVARGVLVWSSLFGAVSFEVFNQYGADTFKAPEELFEHHLALLAGVAGLPAQPS